CGCCGCCAGCAGCGCCGAGAGCGCGGTGGTGACCAGGATGGCCACCCACGGGGTCCTCCGAGCGGGGAGCAACCGGCCGAAGATCCCCGGCAACAGGCCCTCCTCGGCCATGCCGTAGGTCAGCCGCGAACTCATCACCGAGGTGAGCAACGCGCCGTTGGCAACCGCCACCAGAGCCACCGCGCTGAACGCCCAGCCCGGCACAGCCACGCCGCTCGCGGCCACGACCTCGAGCAGCGGCCCACTGGAGCCGGCGAGATCGTCGGCGGGCAGCATGGCCGAGGATGCGAGCGCCACCAGCAGATACACCACGCCCGCGGCTGCGAGCGCACCGAAGAGGGCACGAGGGTAGACCCGCGTGACCCCGCGCACCTCCTCGGCCACGTTCGCGGACGTCTCGAACCCGACGAAGCTGTAGAAGGCCAGCAGGGCGGCCCCGAACAGGGCCCAGGCGGCGCCGGCCTCCGGCGGCTGCAGCACGCGCCCGGGCTCGCCCTGACCATCGGCGAGGGCCAGGCCCACCACGATGAGCACGAGCACCAGACCGCTCACCTCGATGACCGTCATCACCAGGTTGGAGCGCACCGATTCCTTGATGCCGCGCAGGTTGATCAGCGCCAGTACCGCCAGGAAGATCGGGGCTGCCACGGCGACGGGCACCGTGAAGAACGTCCCGAGGTAGTCACCGCTGAAGGCCACGGCCAGGCCCGCCACGCTGACGATGCCGGCGCACAGCATGCAGAACCCGACGAGGAAGGAGATCAGCGGGTGCTTGAATGCCCGTTTCGCGAAGACGGCCGAACCGCCCGCCCGGGGATACTTGGTGACGAGCTCGGCGTAGGACCCTGCGGTCAGCAGCGCCATGGCCAGCGCGATCGCAATGGGAAGCCAGGTCATCCCGCCGGCCTGACCGGCCAGCTCGCCGGTCAGCGCATAGACGCCGGCGCCCAGGACGTCGCCGAGGATGAACGCGAACAGCAGGCCACCGCCCATGCCCTGCCGCAGCCGGGACTCCCCGGTGGGCCGGCTCATGCCAGGCCCAGGCGGGCCGATGACATCCCGGTGGTGGCCGGACCCTCCCGCAGCTCGCCCGTCGCCGTGGACCGCGAGCCGTGCAGGGAGCAGTCCCAGGTGCACTCGGCGTCGTTCCACGACAGGACGCCCCCCAGATGGGGGCAGGAGGCGGACACTTCGTGCGTGCGGCCCCCCACGCGGGCGCGCGCCACGAGCATGGCCCCCTCCCGCCCGACGACGCCGGAGCCCTCCTCCGGATCGCCGGCCGGGCGGGCGTAGCCCTCGGCCCGCGGGCCTACGACGTTTGCGGCGGCATGCAGGTTGTGCGAGAGCCCCTTCGGGGCGCCTGCGGCCTCGTGTGCGCTCCCGCTGGTGAACGCCCCGACCCGGTTGCCGGCTACGTACTGGGCCACCGTCTCGGCCGGATGCCGGGAGACGATGGCCGACAGCCGCGTGCCCTGCAGCAGGCTGATCTTGGCGGTGGATCCTCCCGTGGTCCCGGCCCCCACCTCGCGGGCCTCCAGGACGATCACCCGGGCGCCGTGGCGCGCCGGCATCACGGCCGTGCTCAGGCCCATCAGGCCTGCACCCACGACGGCGACGTCGTAGTGGCGCGTCAGGGGCGCCAGGTCGGTAATCGGTCCGGCTTCCTCAGCGCGCCACGGTGACGGCATCGCTCAGACCCTCGGGTCCAGGACAACCTTGATGCACCCGTCGTCCTTCTTCTGGAACATCTCGTACGCGGCGGGCGCCTCCTCCAGGGAGACCCGGTGCGTGCGCAGGTCGAGCACGCCGAGCGGGTCGGCGGAGTCGGTGACCAGCGGGAGCAGGTCGGGAACCCAGCGGTGCACGTTGGCCTGGCCCATGCGCACGGTGAGTTGCTTGTCGAACATCTCCAGCAGCGGCATCGGGTCGGCGGCGCCGCCGTAGACGCCGGACAACGAGACCGTGCCGCCGCGCCGGACGGTGGAGATGGCGGTGTGCAGTGCGGCGAGCCGGTCGACGCCGGCATGCTTCATCATCGGCTGGGCGACGGCGTCGGGCATCCGGTCGGCCAGCTTCTGGATGCCCTCGGCCACCGGCGAGCCGTGCGCCTCCATCCCGACGGCGTCGATCACGGCGTCCGGGCCGCGCCCGCCGGTCAGCTCCCGCATCGCCTCGGGAAGATCGTCGACCTGACGCAGGTCGATGGTGCGGATCCCGTGGCGGCGCGCCACCTCCAGGCGCTCCGGGACGCGGTCTGCGGCGAACACCTGCTCCGCCCCGCGATGGGCGGCGACCCGCGCGCTCATCTGACCGACCGGCCCGAGTCCGAGCACGAGCACCGTGGCGTTCTCCGGCACGCCGGCGTACTCGACGGCCTGCCACGCGGTGGGCAGCACGTCGGAGAGGTACAGGTAGCGCTCGTCCGGCTCCCCGTCGTCGGGAACCAGGATCGGGCCGTACTGGGCCTGCGGCACCCGCAGGTACTGCGCCTGCCCGCCCGGGATTTGCCCGTAGAGCTTGGTGTAGCCGAACAGTGCGGCGCCCTTGCCCTGCGCCCGGGTCTGTGTGGTCTCGCACTGGGTCTGCAGTCCGCGCGAGCACATCCAGCACGCGCCGCAGGCGATCGGGAACGGGACGACCACCCGGTCACCGGGGCTGATGTGGTGCACATCCGCACCGACCTCACGGACCACGCCCATCGTCTCGTGGCCGAGCACATCACCGGGATCGAGGAAAGCACCCAGCACCGAGTACAGGTGCAGGTCGGAGCCGCAGATGGCGGTGGAGGTCACCTCGATGACCGCATCCGTCGGCTCCTGGATCCGCGGGTCCGGGACGTCCTCGATCGAGACCTTCTCGTGTCCTTGCCAGGTCAGTGCGCGCATGAGTGCCTCTCGTCCGTGCTCGTCCGTGCCTCGGTTGATGACGCGTCGTGCGCTCCCAACGCTAGGTTCGCCTGGACCGTGCGCAACTCGAACGCGTTTACGATGTGCTCACGCCGGACGGAAGGGTGGGATGGGCAACCAGGACAAGCAGCACATGCAGATCGGTGCCGTGGCGGAGCGCACCGGGCTGTCCCTGCGCACCATCCGCTACTACGAGGAGATCGGGCTGGTGAGCCCGTCGGCACGCACCGGCGGCGGCTTCCGGCTCTACACCGACGCCGACGTCGCCCGGCTACGGGTGGCGATGGGGATGAAGCCGCTGGGCTTCAGCCTCGAGGAGATGCGCGAGCTGCTCGAGGCACGCGACGCCGTCGCGAGCAGCGCGGTGACCGCCCACGAGCGCGAGCGCGCGCTGGCTCGCCTGGCCGCCTTCCAGGCCGATGCCGAGACCCGGTGCGCGACGATGCGCCGCCGGCTCACGAACGCCGAGGCGTTCACGCGGACCCTGGCCGCCGAGCTCGATCCAGCCCGACCCTGACCCAGCGCAGGGCGGCGTCCAGGGAGCGAGACAGGGGTGCAACCCTCCCCGAACGTGAGAGTATGCTCATTCCGGCGCCAGCGGCTGCCGTCCGCCCGCCCGTCCCCGCCCCTCGTACGCAGCGTCGCGTGCACCGTACCCGTCCCAACCTGCCCACGGTGCCGGCGCACGCCGGTGCCACGGGGCCCTGCTGCCCCGCGACTCTCTGAAGGAACTGCTGCGTGTCCGACGACACCCCCGCCCACCTGTCCGATCCCGCCCCTGAGCCACGACCGGTGCCGGCCCCGCCCGAGGCCGACGAGTCCTACTCCGTGCTCGCGGCGCTGAAGTCCCCGCGGCGGCTGCGTACCGAGGTGCTGGCCGGACTCGTGGTGGCCCTCGCCCTCATTCCCGAGGCCATCTCCTTCTCGATCCTCGCCGGGGTGGATCCGCGGCTGGGGCTGTTCGCCTCGTTCACGATGGCGGTCACCATCGCCTTCGTCGGCGGGCGCCCGGCGATGATCAGCGCGGCGACCGGTGCCATCGCGCTCGTCATCGCGCCGGTCGTTCGCGATCATGGCATCGACTACTTCATCGCCACGGTCATTCTCGCCGGCGTCCTGCAGGTGCTGTTCGGGGTTCTGGGCGTGGCCAAGTTGATGCGGTTCATCCCCCGGATGGTGATGGTCGGGTTCGTCAACGCGTTGGCGATCCTGATCTTCATGGCCCAGCTCGAGCACCTCATCGGGGTGCCGTGGGCGGTCTACCCACTGGTCACCGTCGGGGTGGCAATCATCGTGCTGCTGCCGCGGTGGTCGAAGGTGGTGCCCGCACCGCTGGTGGCCATCGTGGCGATCACCGGCGCCGTGGTGCTCGCCGCGATCAACGTGCCCACGGTCGGCGACCAGGGCGAACTGCCCGAGTCGCTGCCCGAGCTGTTCTTTCCGGACGTCCCGCTGACCCTGGAGACGCTGCAGATCATCGCCCCGTACGCCGTCGCGATGGCGCTGGTGGGCATCCTGGAGTCGCTGATGACAGCCAAGCTGGTCGATGACATCACCGACACCCACTCCAACAAGACCCGCGAGACCTGGGGTCAGGGCGTGGCGAACATCGTCACCGGGTTCTTCGGCGGTATGGGTGGCTGCGCCATGATCGGGCAGACCATGATCAACGTGAAGGCCTCCGGGGCCCGGACCCGCATCTCGACCTTCCTGGCCGGGGTGTTCCTGCTGATCATGGTGGTGGCACTCGGTGACATCGTCGCGATCATCCCGATGGCGGCGCTGGTGGCCGTGATGATCATGGTCTCGGTGGCCACCTTCGACTGGCACTCCATCAAGCCGAACACCCTCAAGCGACTGCCCAAGACCGAGATCGTGGTGATGGTGGCGACCGTGGTGGTGACGGTGTGGAGCCACAACCTCGCCTACGGCGTGCTCGCCGGTGTGGTGATCGCGGTGATCGGCGTGGCCCACCGGGTGGCGCACTTCACCACGGTGACCCGCCTGGACGCCAGCGACAGCGAAGATCCTGCCGACACCGCCGTGTATTCCGTGACCGGGGAGCTGTTCTTCGCCTCCTCGAACGACCTGTACTACCAGTTCGACTACACCGGGGACCCGACGAACATCATCATCGACGTCTCCGAGGCCCACATCTGGGACGCCTCCTCGGTGGCGGCCCTGGATGCGATCACCACCAAGTACGAGGCCCGCGGGAAGAACGTCCGGATCGTCGGGATGAACGAGGACAGCGCCCGCCGGCACGAGCTGCTCGCCGGGCACCTGGGCGGGGACCACTGAGGACCCACTGACCGGACCGACACGGCTGCGCCGGTCTGCAGAACGACCCTGCCGCAGATCCACACAGCCGTGTCGCTCCCGTCAGCGCTCGCGGCTCACCACGCCCAGCACCGCCGCGGCAGCGCGCTCCCCCACCGCCGCCAGGGACCGGTGCTCGCGCACCCAGGCCACGCGGCGCTCCGGCTCGCCGGGCTCATCCGGAGCCTGCAGCGCGGCGATCATGGCCTGCGCCACCTCGGCGGGGTCTTGGTCGGTGACCCACCCGAGCCGTTCATCCTCGACCAGCCGGGCCGCGGGGCTCTGGGCAGGTCCGGCGAAGAGCACCGGCGTCCCGCACGCGAGCGCCGCGAACATCTTCGTCGGCATCGCGAAGTCGTACCCGATCCCCGGGCGCAGGCTCACCAGCGCGGCACTCGCCCGCTGCTGCCAGATCGCCGACTCGGCGGCGCTGACCGGGTCACGCAGCGTCACCGCTGCCTCGGGCAGACCGGCGGCCAGCAGGCTGAGCCGGTCCCACGAGCTGCCCTGCCCGAGGAAGACCACCTGCGCGCTGGGCACCTCCTCGAGCACGCGGGGCATCGCCTCTGCGAACACCTCCGCGCCCTGCCATTCCGAGGCCGTGCCCGCGTACAGCAGGAACGGGCCATCGGGGATCTGGGACCCTCGTCGGAATCCACCTTCGCCGTCGGAATCCGCTTCTGCACGCCCGGAACTGGATTCCGATGACGAAGGTGGATTCGCATGCGTGGGGCTCGGCGTGAACACCTCGGTGTCCACCCCGTTGCCGACCGTCACCACGTGCCGCGCCCCCAGCGCCTCGACCCGCTCGGTGACCCCCTCGTTCACCGAGAGCACCACCGCGGCCCCGCGCAGGACCCAGGACTCCAGCGCCCGCACCAGCCGCACCACCACATCCGGAGCACCGGTTGAGGCCGAGGCATCACTCCAGACGTCGGCCGCGTAGTAGACATAGGGCACGCGCCGCAGCGCCGAGATCACCCGGACCACCGCGCCGGTGGTCGGGGGCGGCTCCACCACGTAGACGTCCGGGCACCGGCCGCGCAGCAGCCGCCACAGCAGCGGCACGTCGAAACTCAGATAGGGCAGATACCCGCGCACATAGCCCGACGCATCGCGCAGCACCGGGGCCCGGCGTATCCGAGCGGGGATGTCACCGGGCCGGCCCGCCGGCGAGTGGGCGCCGTCGGGGGCCTGCGCGGTGACCACCTCGAGGCGGGCGCCCTCCCCCGCCAGCGCGCGCACGAGCGCGCCGAGCCGGAACGTGGCCGCGGAGGGCTCGGGGGCGAAGATCCGCGAGACCAGGGTGACGCGGGCCCTCACCACGCTGCGCGCCTCACAGCGTCACCGTCGTCCCCGTCCGGGCGGACTCGAGCACCGCCTCGGCCACGGCCACCGTGTTCAGGCCCTGCGCCATCGTGACGATGTCGGCGGGCTTGCCGAGCACGGCATCCCGGAAGGCCTCGTGCTCGGTGCGCAACGGCTCCGGCTTGTCGATCGCGTACCTGACCATGTCCCCCTCGGAGACACCCCGGAACTGGGCCACATCGTCCCAGCGGGTCTGGATCAGCCCGTTCGCGTGGAAGGTGAGATCGGCCAGCAGCGTGTCCGCCACGAACGCCCCCTTCTCCCCCGTGACCACCGTGACGCGTTCCTTCATCGGCGAGAGCCAGTTCACCAGGTGGTTGGTCACCAGGCCGCCGCTGAGCATGCCGGTCACCGCCACCAGGTCCTCGTGCTCGCGGCCGGACTTGAACGCGGTCCGTGCGGAGACGCTCGCGAACTCCTGCTGCGCCACCCAGGCGGTGAGGTCGATGTCGTGCGTGCCGAGGTCCTTGACCACGCCGACGTCGGCGATCCGCGACGGGAACGGACCCTGCCGGCGGGTGGCGATCTGGTAGACATCCCCGAGCTCACCGTGCTCGAGCCGCGCGCGCAGCGACTGCAGCGCCGGGTTGTACCGCTCGATGTGCCCGACGGCGCCCACCAGCCCGGCGGCCTCGAAGGCCTCGGCGAGCCGGCGTGCCCCCGCGCTGTCGGTGGCGAGCGGCTTCTCCACCAGGGCGTGCACCCCCGCCTCGGCCAGCGCCAGCCCGGTCTCGGTGTGGAACCGGGTGGGCACGGCCACCATCGCGTAGTCGATGCCGGCCTCGATCAGCGCGTGCACGTCCGGCAGCACGGGAAGGTCTCCGGCCACCCCATGCGGGTCGCCGCCCGGGTCGGCCACGGCCACCAGGTCCACGCCGTCGAGCTGGCGCAGCACCCGCGCGTGGTGACGCCCCATCATGCCCAGGCCGATCAGGCCCGCCCGCAGGTTCGTCATGCCCCACCCCCGACGGCGTCCGCGACCCCGGCCACGATCCGCTCCAGGTCCGCCTCGCTCAGGCTGGGATGGACCGGCAGCGAGATGACCTCGCGCGCCGCCTGCTCGGTGACCGGCAGCTCCAGGTCCGGGGCGTACGCGGCGAGTGAGGGCAGCCGGTGGTTGGGGATCGGGTAGTAGACCCCGCACCCCACGCCCTGCTCGCGCAGGCGGGCCACGACGGCGTCCCGCTCCTTCCCCGAGGCACCGTCCAGCCGGATCGTGTACTGGTGGTAGACGTGCGTGGCCCCGGGCTTGACGGTGGGCGTGACCACGCCGGGGATGCCGGCCAGGCCCTCGTCCAGGGCGGCGGCGTTGGCCTGCCGGGTGGTGGTCCAGCCCGCGAGCTTGGCCAGCTGCGCCCGGCCGATGGCGGCGTGCACATCGGTCATCCGGGCATTGAAGCCGATGATCTCGTTCTCGTAGGGCCGGTCCATCCCCTGGGTGCGCAGGAGCCGCAGGTACCGTGCGATCTCCTCAGTGGCCACCGAGACCATCCCGCCCTCACCGGAGGTCATGTTCTTGGTGGGGTAGAGCGAGAACATGGCGAAGTCACCGAAGGTGCCCACCGGGTCCCCGTGCAGGGAGGCGCCGTGCGCCTGAGCGGCGTCCTCGAAGACGCGCAGCCCATAGGAGTCCGCCACCGCCTGCAGACCGGCCATGTCGGCCGGGTGGCCGTACAGGTGGACCGGCATGATCGCCGTCGTCCGCTCCGTGACGGCCTCGGCCACGGCGCTGGGGTCGAGGCAGAAGGTCTCGAGGTCGATGTCGGCGAAGACGGGGGTGGCGCCGGCCAGGGCCACCGAGTTGCCGGTGGCGGCGAAGGTGAAGGAGGGCACGATCACCTCATCGCCGGGCTTGACGCCGGCGGCGAGCAGCCCCAGGTGCAGGCCGGAGGTGCCGGAGCTGACGGCCACGCAGGTGCGTCCACCGAGCAGAGCGTCGGAGAACTCCTGCTCGAAGGTGGCCACCTCCGGGCCCTGGGCGAGCATGCCCGAACGCAGCACCCGGTCGACGGCGGCGCGCTCCTCCTCACCGATGAGCGGCTTGGCAGCGGGGATCGGCTCAGTCACGGTACTCCTGGTGCTCCGGGGGCGGCTGCTGTCTCGCGCAGGCGGGCTGCGCCGTCGGGGGTGGTGTACTCCTCGTAGCGCTCACCGGTGCGCGGGCACGTCCACTCGTCGGGGGCGGATTCGGTGAGCGGGACGCCGGCGCGCCCCACCCATCGGATGCGGCGGGCGGGCACCCCGGCGACGAGCGCGAAGTCGGGGACGTCGGTGGTGACCACGGCGCCGGCGGCCACGGTGGCCCAGCGGCCCACGGTGACCGGGGCGATGCACACGGCGCGGGCTCCGATCGAGCAGCCCTCGCGCAGCGTGACACCCACCGGCTCCCAGTCGGTGCCGGACTTGCGGGTGCCGTCGGGGTTGATCGCGCGGGGGAACTGGTCGTTGGTGAGCACGGCGGCGGGGCCGACGAAGACGCCGTCCTCCAGGTGCGCCGGCTCGTAGACGAGGGCGTGGTTCTGCACCTTGCAGTTGGCGCCGAGGTGCACGCCGGTGCCGATATAAGCACCACGGCCGATGATGCAGCCCGGTCCGAGGCGGGCGTTCTCGCGCACCTGGGCGAGCTGCCAGATGCTCGTGCCCTCGCCGACCTCGGCGCTGGGATCCACCTCGGCGGACTCGACGATCATGCCTCGCACACTACTTGGTGGACGGCTCCTCGCCCACGCCCTGCACCCGCCCCGGCCGCACGCTGGGGCGCCGCACCTGCCAGAATGGCGGTCATGCCCACCGCCGACGACACCTGGCTCGTGGTGCCGCTGTACAACGAGGCACGCGTGGTGGGTGAGGTGATCGCCGGGGCACTGCCCACCTTCGGCCACATCGTCTGCATCGACGACGGGTCCACCGACGACTCCGCCGCCGCGGCCCGTGCCGCCGGCGCCACGGTGATCCGGCACGCGACCAACCTGGGCCAGGGGGCGGCCCTGCAGACCGGGATCGATTTCGTGCTCAGCCAGACCGGGGCGCGCTACCTGATCACCTTCGACGCCGACGGTCAGCACCAGGTCTCCGACGCCGCGAGCATGCTCCAGCGGGCGCGCGAGGAGGACCTCGCGGTGGTGTTCGGCTCCCGCTTCCTGGACAACCGCACCAAGGCCGGCCTGCTGAAGCGGATCGTGCTGAAGACGGCGGTCTGGGTGACCAACCAGTCCACCGGGCTGCGCCTGACCGACGCCCACAACGGCCTGCGGGTGATCCGCCGCGACGCCGCGCAGGGGGTGCGCCTGCGCCAGGACCGGATGGCGCACGCCTCCGAGATCGTGCTGCAGCTGGGCCGCACCCGGCTACCGTGGGCCGAGCACCCGGTGCACGTGCTCTACACCGACTACTCCAAGGGCAAGGGCCAGTCCTTGTGGAACGCGGTGAACATCCTCGTGGAGCTGATGTTCAAATGACCGATCAGATCTGGATCCAGCTGCTGCTCCTGCTCGGCGTGGCGGTGGTGACGGTGCTGCTCACCCGTTCCACCGCCGACGCCCGCCACCAGGCGATCCGCCGGGTGCTGCTGGTGCTGTTCGTGCTGGTCACCGCGAGCGCCGTGCTCTACCCCACCTGGCTCTCGCAGCTGGCGGCGCTGGTAGGCGTGGGCCGAGGCACCGACCTGCTGCTGTACGGCCTGGTGATCGCGTTCCTGTCCTTCATCGCCACCAGCTACCGGCGGATGAAGCAGCAGGACCGGCGTATCACCGAACTCACCCGCACCATCGCGCTGACCCAGGTGCGCCAGCAGCGCGCCGGGCTGCCGACGTCCGATTCGGCCACCGGCCGCGACGAGGAGCCGGACCGGCCCTCATGATCGTGCTGACCGTGCTGTGGGCGATCGCGGCCTTCGCCTTCGGCGCGCTGCTGCTGTACGCGCCCGGCACCCTGACGCTGCGGCTGGTGGGTGTGCGGGGCCTGTCGTTGTTCGCCGCGGCGCCCGCCGTGACCTTCGCGATCTACGGGGTGGTCGCGGTGGCCGCCGGCGTGCTCGGCCTGGACTGGGGGCTGCTCGCGGCCGCCGGCGGGTCGATCGCGGCGATCGCGGTGGCCCTGGGCATGCGCGCGCTCAACGCGATCCTGCCCCGCACCGACGCCCCTCAGCCCGGCCGCATCGGGGTGACCGTATGGGCCGCGATACTGGCCGGGGTGCTGCTCGCGCTCATCCCGGTGTGGGTCGGGGCCGGGAGCCCGGAGCACGTGCTGCAGCGCTGGGACGCGGTCTTCCACCTCGGGGCCCTGCAGCTGATCGAGGAGACCGGCTCGGCCTCCTCCCTCACCGTCGGTGCCCTCTCCTACGGTTCCGGCGAGGCCGCGGTCTACCCGGCCGCCTGGCACGCCTTCGCCGCGCTCATCCCCGCCTCCGCCCCGACGGCGGTGCTCACCGTCTGCGCCTCGCTCACCGCGGCGATGACGTGGGTGGTGGGCATGGTCGCGCTGGTGCGCGAGCTGCGGCCGGGCAGCGGAGCTGCGATGGCGGGGGTGGCCGTCGCGGCCGGGTTGGTGACGGCGTCACCGATGAGCCTGTGGGTGGGGTGGGGGCACGTGCCCAACGCGGCGGCGCTGGCGATGGTGCCCGGCGTGCTCGCGCTGGCGCTGCGATGGCTGGTACGGGACCGGCCTCGTTCGACGAGCTCGGCGGCGGGCGCGCTGGTGGTGCTGCTGGCCGCGGCTGCGGGACTCGGTCTGGCGCACCCGAACGCCACCCTGGCGCTGGTGGCGCTGCTGGCCCCGGCCGCGGTGTGGGTGCTCGGGCGAGGCGTACGGCACTGGTGGCGGCAGGGGCGGCGAGCGGTCGCCGTCGGGGGTCCGGTGGCGATGGTGGTGCTGGGTGGCGCCGCGGCGGTGGGACTCTCGCGCTCGCCGCTGGCGGCGATGGTGGCCGGCTACGAGGGGCTCGCGGCCGATCCGGCAGGCGTGGCTCT
Above is a window of Ruania suaedae DNA encoding:
- a CDS encoding APC family permease, whose protein sequence is MSRPTGESRLRQGMGGGLLFAFILGDVLGAGVYALTGELAGQAGGMTWLPIAIALAMALLTAGSYAELVTKYPRAGGSAVFAKRAFKHPLISFLVGFCMLCAGIVSVAGLAVAFSGDYLGTFFTVPVAVAAPIFLAVLALINLRGIKESVRSNLVMTVIEVSGLVLVLIVVGLALADGQGEPGRVLQPPEAGAAWALFGAALLAFYSFVGFETSANVAEEVRGVTRVYPRALFGALAAAGVVYLLVALASSAMLPADDLAGSSGPLLEVVAASGVAVPGWAFSAVALVAVANGALLTSVMSSRLTYGMAEEGLLPGIFGRLLPARRTPWVAILVTTALSALLAAVGTLALLAETVVLLLLFVFISTNVAVLVLRRDDPGHEHFRVATAVPVAALISCVALLSQQSWQAWALGGGLIMVGFVLYLLHRRFGRISRRSPPSVDASAG
- a CDS encoding FAD-dependent oxidoreductase; the encoded protein is MPSPWRAEEAGPITDLAPLTRHYDVAVVGAGLMGLSTAVMPARHGARVIVLEAREVGAGTTGGSTAKISLLQGTRLSAIVSRHPAETVAQYVAGNRVGAFTSGSAHEAAGAPKGLSHNLHAAANVVGPRAEGYARPAGDPEEGSGVVGREGAMLVARARVGGRTHEVSASCPHLGGVLSWNDAECTWDCSLHGSRSTATGELREGPATTGMSSARLGLA
- a CDS encoding zinc-dependent alcohol dehydrogenase — protein: MRALTWQGHEKVSIEDVPDPRIQEPTDAVIEVTSTAICGSDLHLYSVLGAFLDPGDVLGHETMGVVREVGADVHHISPGDRVVVPFPIACGACWMCSRGLQTQCETTQTRAQGKGAALFGYTKLYGQIPGGQAQYLRVPQAQYGPILVPDDGEPDERYLYLSDVLPTAWQAVEYAGVPENATVLVLGLGPVGQMSARVAAHRGAEQVFAADRVPERLEVARRHGIRTIDLRQVDDLPEAMRELTGGRGPDAVIDAVGMEAHGSPVAEGIQKLADRMPDAVAQPMMKHAGVDRLAALHTAISTVRRGGTVSLSGVYGGAADPMPLLEMFDKQLTVRMGQANVHRWVPDLLPLVTDSADPLGVLDLRTHRVSLEEAPAAYEMFQKKDDGCIKVVLDPRV
- a CDS encoding MerR family transcriptional regulator encodes the protein MGNQDKQHMQIGAVAERTGLSLRTIRYYEEIGLVSPSARTGGGFRLYTDADVARLRVAMGMKPLGFSLEEMRELLEARDAVASSAVTAHERERALARLAAFQADAETRCATMRRRLTNAEAFTRTLAAELDPARP
- a CDS encoding SulP family inorganic anion transporter, whose protein sequence is MSDDTPAHLSDPAPEPRPVPAPPEADESYSVLAALKSPRRLRTEVLAGLVVALALIPEAISFSILAGVDPRLGLFASFTMAVTIAFVGGRPAMISAATGAIALVIAPVVRDHGIDYFIATVILAGVLQVLFGVLGVAKLMRFIPRMVMVGFVNALAILIFMAQLEHLIGVPWAVYPLVTVGVAIIVLLPRWSKVVPAPLVAIVAITGAVVLAAINVPTVGDQGELPESLPELFFPDVPLTLETLQIIAPYAVAMALVGILESLMTAKLVDDITDTHSNKTRETWGQGVANIVTGFFGGMGGCAMIGQTMINVKASGARTRISTFLAGVFLLIMVVALGDIVAIIPMAALVAVMIMVSVATFDWHSIKPNTLKRLPKTEIVVMVATVVVTVWSHNLAYGVLAGVVIAVIGVAHRVAHFTTVTRLDASDSEDPADTAVYSVTGELFFASSNDLYYQFDYTGDPTNIIIDVSEAHIWDASSVAALDAITTKYEARGKNVRIVGMNEDSARRHELLAGHLGGDH
- a CDS encoding glycosyltransferase family 4 protein — its product is MVRARVTLVSRIFAPEPSAATFRLGALVRALAGEGARLEVVTAQAPDGAHSPAGRPGDIPARIRRAPVLRDASGYVRGYLPYLSFDVPLLWRLLRGRCPDVYVVEPPPTTGAVVRVISALRRVPYVYYAADVWSDASASTGAPDVVVRLVRALESWVLRGAAVVLSVNEGVTERVEALGARHVVTVGNGVDTEVFTPSPTHANPPSSSESSSGRAEADSDGEGGFRRGSQIPDGPFLLYAGTASEWQGAEVFAEAMPRVLEEVPSAQVVFLGQGSSWDRLSLLAAGLPEAAVTLRDPVSAAESAIWQQRASAALVSLRPGIGYDFAMPTKMFAALACGTPVLFAGPAQSPAARLVEDERLGWVTDQDPAEVAQAMIAALQAPDEPGEPERRVAWVREHRSLAAVGERAAAAVLGVVSRER
- a CDS encoding Gfo/Idh/MocA family protein — its product is MTNLRAGLIGLGMMGRHHARVLRQLDGVDLVAVADPGGDPHGVAGDLPVLPDVHALIEAGIDYAMVAVPTRFHTETGLALAEAGVHALVEKPLATDSAGARRLAEAFEAAGLVGAVGHIERYNPALQSLRARLEHGELGDVYQIATRRQGPFPSRIADVGVVKDLGTHDIDLTAWVAQQEFASVSARTAFKSGREHEDLVAVTGMLSGGLVTNHLVNWLSPMKERVTVVTGEKGAFVADTLLADLTFHANGLIQTRWDDVAQFRGVSEGDMVRYAIDKPEPLRTEHEAFRDAVLGKPADIVTMAQGLNTVAVAEAVLESARTGTTVTL
- a CDS encoding DegT/DnrJ/EryC1/StrS family aminotransferase; protein product: MTEPIPAAKPLIGEEERAAVDRVLRSGMLAQGPEVATFEQEFSDALLGGRTCVAVSSGTSGLHLGLLAAGVKPGDEVIVPSFTFAATGNSVALAGATPVFADIDLETFCLDPSAVAEAVTERTTAIMPVHLYGHPADMAGLQAVADSYGLRVFEDAAQAHGASLHGDPVGTFGDFAMFSLYPTKNMTSGEGGMVSVATEEIARYLRLLRTQGMDRPYENEIIGFNARMTDVHAAIGRAQLAKLAGWTTTRQANAAALDEGLAGIPGVVTPTVKPGATHVYHQYTIRLDGASGKERDAVVARLREQGVGCGVYYPIPNHRLPSLAAYAPDLELPVTEQAAREVISLPVHPSLSEADLERIVAGVADAVGGGA
- a CDS encoding acyltransferase; amino-acid sequence: MIVESAEVDPSAEVGEGTSIWQLAQVRENARLGPGCIIGRGAYIGTGVHLGANCKVQNHALVYEPAHLEDGVFVGPAAVLTNDQFPRAINPDGTRKSGTDWEPVGVTLREGCSIGARAVCIAPVTVGRWATVAAGAVVTTDVPDFALVAGVPARRIRWVGRAGVPLTESAPDEWTCPRTGERYEEYTTPDGAARLRETAAAPGAPGVP
- a CDS encoding glycosyltransferase family 2 protein gives rise to the protein MAVMPTADDTWLVVPLYNEARVVGEVIAGALPTFGHIVCIDDGSTDDSAAAARAAGATVIRHATNLGQGAALQTGIDFVLSQTGARYLITFDADGQHQVSDAASMLQRAREEDLAVVFGSRFLDNRTKAGLLKRIVLKTAVWVTNQSTGLRLTDAHNGLRVIRRDAAQGVRLRQDRMAHASEIVLQLGRTRLPWAEHPVHVLYTDYSKGKGQSLWNAVNILVELMFK
- a CDS encoding DUF2304 domain-containing protein, with the translated sequence MTDQIWIQLLLLLGVAVVTVLLTRSTADARHQAIRRVLLVLFVLVTASAVLYPTWLSQLAALVGVGRGTDLLLYGLVIAFLSFIATSYRRMKQQDRRITELTRTIALTQVRQQRAGLPTSDSATGRDEEPDRPS